A stretch of DNA from Columba livia isolate bColLiv1 breed racing homer chromosome 11, bColLiv1.pat.W.v2, whole genome shotgun sequence:
GATGCTAATCAGCTCCTCTAAAACTAAAGAGGAATGAACTTATTGAAATCCAATCAGAGCTATTTTAAACTGTAATCAGGGAGTTCAATGGGGTTGTGCACATTGTGCCAAATgtatcctctttttttttttggcagctgaGTTCACTGGTCTTGATTTTAACCAGCAATTATTTAAAGAATAAAGAGTTATTACGAAGACCTGCTCAATTCTTGCGCTGATAAGTTCATAACTGCTCTAGAAGTGTGGTGAGGCTGCATGAAATATTGGGACCTGTGTTACTCATTGAAGGGTTAATACACAAAAATCAACTTTCCTTCAAAGCCTCTAATGTTTCATTAGAGATTCCTGTTCTACTATGGACTGTGGAAGAATGCCATAGAGGCACTAAATTCAATTAACCAAGCAACAGGGTAAAATGCCATTAAATATATTAAGAGAAAGTGAGTTAGTATCAATGCATCAAATTAATTAAGCTGAATTATACTTAAAATACCAGCAGAGCCTTACAATTGCTTATGAATCATTTTGAAACATACTAAGCAGGGTTCTATTGATCTTAATGCCTATAGATTCCCCTCAAGTGGACTGGGAGAACACTTTCAGTAAAAGgtgatatttgaaaataatgttcTAGTGCCAGTACTAATTGTAGTAATGCAAATAAATTGTGTCCACTCTTGGCGGTTGGTTTTCTCTCCATCTCTACACTGTCGATGACTCTAGAATGACGCCACCTTTTCCTAAAGCAGTGTTCAGTAACTGAGACCACAGGAGTCTATTGGCTTTGAGCTGTTGTGTATCAGCAGATACGCAGCTTCAATGCGCTGTTCTTTTTGCATGaatacattttctgtgtgtgccATCTGCTGGACCCTGCTCAGAGTGCAATGTTAACTCACATCTCTTCAATTATATTTGTACCTATATAAAGTTACCTGCAAAAATATGAACAACACAACATCATCTCACTTTATGGAAGAAGTAGGTTGTTTTGGGTGACTGTAGTTCACAATATATAATTCTTAAAAAGACAGTTCTggatgattattttaaaatgcgtCTATGCATTTGAATCAAATTATTCCTACAAAAGTGTAGATCTGTGGAATTGAGTACTTGTCTGTGTTGTAAAATTAAATGTCTGTGCTTGAAAACATGAAACAGAATGCAAAACCAGCACTTATAAACAGACACAACAGAGCTTAAGGCTTATAGTAGTAGTAGATAAGTAATGTTGGTTTGAGCCTGAACAGTCTTAATCTCTCAAGTCCTGGGTAACTGCCACTTTAGAACGAGTAGATTAATCTATTACTTAATCTAtttcttactattttaaaaaatatttttacaatacTATATCCTCTGAAAGCAGTGGGAAATTTGAGTTTAGAACATCCCAGATTTCATCCTTGTGTCTAATACTTTAATAATCAGTTCATACACGCATACACACattgaaatacttttttgtgAGTCttagattggaaaaaaaaacatcatgaaacattatttaaaacttgtttttgtGCATACAACTTTTATTTGATGATTACTTTGTTTTCTAACATCCACATCTATGTGCTGTGAGCAGCCCATAATCACAGTGATGTATAAAACACAGTCTTCAATTTTGGTCTATCTTGATGTATTGAACATTAATGGAATAGTCACTTGATGTAGTCACTCGACGTGGctttaaaaatcacttaaatTTTTACAGTACCTGGTAATATAACAACATTTAAAAGGGGAGCTCTGTTTTGTACTATGGCATACATACATTGAAAAGATGTAAACTGTTTATATCTACATGGCAAGCTCTGAAACATTGCTTCACCAACTGCAGGTCTCAAATGTGCAAGTGTATGAGGAGGGGAGATAGACCTTATTGTGCAAATATTCATGCAAATAGACCACTGCATTACAGCAATAATAAAGATATGGAGAACAGGGCTCAGACTAGTTAACAGCTCGAATTAATTAATTGAGCTATTTTCCAAATGTGGACAAAACTAAGTACTGTAGAAATTTGAGGACCACAAACACTATGTGCAAAGCTTATCAGAAAGAATATACTTAAAATACAATGGGAAATAATTCTGCAGGCTTGCttccaaaaagtaaaaaatgagacttttatttcttccatagAATAATTATGGTAATACTGTTTCTGAAATTCCAGCCTACAAATTCAGTAAGATataatacattaaataaatcAGAGCAGCATGCATTCTCCATATATCTACATGATTTcatataattatttcaaaattagaatgataaaagtaatttattaaGTCCAACCTCGTGAAAAATTTTACTCAGGGAGAGACCTATAATTATGagatggaaaagcagagaaTAAATTACGGCTATAAAaaggttttgtgtgtgaaatAAACCAAGATGTGCATACTGTGTATAAAATAGCAGTCTGTTCCCAAGAAGAAAGACTCTTCagtggatttctttttaaagttctCATACAAACGGAAATGTGTGACCACTGAAGtaccctttttccccttttggtGTTTTATGATACAGAATGAGTAAGAATGGTGGGATGTGAcctgtttgtggttttctttctttgtttttcttgtggtggcttttttgttttctctaccTACAGCTCAAACAGTTTCTTAGTTTAAAGGGCACAGAGAATGTAGAAATAGATGTTACGTTAGGTATTCCAATTAGGTGTTTCTTAGTGGCTGTGGCTGGGAAAGCACTGTAACTTCAGTGCTGATCCAGTTTAGTCATCCTGAttcttctttgtgtttcttcttgGTGTGAAAACCATTTccagcagaggctgctgttcTATCGGGTGCATGGATAAGTCATTGTTTTTCTGGATGTTGTGAAGGCCTCTTCCTTTCATTGTCTGTACTCTGCACCGTCTCAGGAGAGTCACCAGAATTGCTTTCATCATTACCATGGCGATAAACTTTCCTACACAGCCCCGAGGACCAAATCCAAATGGTTGGAAGTAGCGTGAAGGAACCTGTGCAGAATAACATGAGGAATaaactttacatttttcttcataaaagtAGCcaaaaatatgaggaaaattGCTAGTAGATATATTCTGAAAAACCTGTGGAAAGAATCTCTTAGGAGCAATTCCTTCTCTCCTTTACACTGAAGAGCCCTCCCACCCAAGTCAGGCCAAGATACAGACGCCTATAGAAGGTATGCTATTCTAAAAGCTAAGATAGCAGGGAACGTACAGTTAAGCAGTTGGATTCTGCCAATATATTTCAGTCTGTTCACCCTGTTAACTACAGGGATTTTACAACAAGCTATGAAATGGAGTGAAGCTTTCTCTCTTCCATCTACATTAAAGTTTACTaaaagcttttccagaaaatgtTCATCACAAAGCTCACAAATGTCTGAGATACAGGCTGATATTTTGTCTAAAGATAATGACAAAGCCACACACTAGGAtcggactggatgatctttcgaggtcccttccaatccctgacattctgtgatcctgtgccCAGCTTAAATAACAGTAATGAACAGCATGTATAGCTAACTAGGCACTTTGACAAAGGGACAAGTCTTATGGTCACAAGGTTCTTGATCAAAACAAGAGGAAGATACATTGTCAATAAATAATATCCAATTTcctgaaagaaacaagatagcaaacttacatttttctcaaaattttctAGAGAAAACTCATTCGGCTTTGGGAAGAACTCAAGCTTATGCATACGTCCAATATTGAGAATAATGTTTGTCCCCTTTTTCACAGGATAGCCATCAATTACATCATCTTGTAAAGCTTTTCGCATGATTAAGTCCACCACTGGCTGGTACCTCATGCTCTCATAAATGAAATTCTCCACGATTCTTAAATTGGGCATGTCATCACTCTGTATATCTCTGTCACCTTGAGGAATAAAACAGATGGTAAAAGGTTGGTTATGAATTTAATAGCTTCATTGTACAAATACTGAAGCATTTTTGGAAGAGTCTCAGTTGCTGAAACGGTAGGAAGGATCTAGCAGCTTCTAAGTTGTTTGATGTAGCCTTATGTATTTGGGAAATCTGGCATATTGCTCATCAGCATAAATGCTACTTTATTAAtttatgctgctgcttcttgaaACACTGAGCCTTGTTCTGCTTTCTTGTCAGTGACAAAACTCAAAGTCCTTCCCTGGCTTTTGTATGGCTGAGACCATCAAGTCAACAACAGAGAAATCTGAGAGCTGACAGCAAACAGAATCTGGGAAGAGCCTGCAGATAGGAAATAACTTTGTAGGGACCTGAAGTTTCAGCAGGTGGTTGTGTTCGGCTGGATGTGGAGCTGTGTCCTGCTGCGCCCTGACTGTTTCAGTGACCACCAGTAGCTCCCTGCCAGCTTGGTTccatcagcagcagcatcagtgcCATGATGCACCACCAGTGGGAGCCTCATTTGAACTTCAGGCTCCAAGCAGTTCAAGAACTCCAGGCCGACCATTGTGGTGGCCTTTTTTTTGAGCTAAAAGGCAGCTTTACTACCCTAGTTGATCCTTTGCTTAAGGAAAAGGCAACAAAGCTCTACTTTGGCTATCACAAAGAAATCAAGGCTTTCACAAAGAAATAGGGAAGATGAATGAGTACTCAGCTCTCATGAGGACAACAAAATAACGTTTAATAAAAGCACATTAGAAAAAGAGTAAATGAGTTGTTATACCCTTTCCAGTGTTTAACTGAGCAGAAGCAAATCTTCAACAAGAAAGGATGAAATGAGTTTCTATATTAGTTCAGTGTCAGGCTTGGAATGAAGTCTAGACAAAGGAAAGAATACGGATTTGGAATACTTTGATTATGTTTTGAATAGTTAGTAATTGGTTCTTAAAGCAGTTGATATCAAAATGGATGACAGCAGAATACAGTTTTGATTTTATCTCGTCTTTTGTTTCTGCAGTCATAGTGAAACTTATGCTCCATACATACACAGAGAAATATTAGTGGTTAGGAATATTAGAAATGACCGTATCCTTTTGCTATTTTgagggaaatggaaaataatttcaatggAACTTACGAGGTGAGTGTTGATTTGTGCTGCTGTAGCTGAGGAGTGAATATAGCACATTCTTTCTAATAGATTGTTAGTTCTTATGATTCCTATTTCAATTTGCCTTACAAATTGCTCATCTTCTTTCTCAAATTACTCATCTTTAATAAAATCTTCTACATGTAATGGTAGTTCATATATTTTACAGCGAATGCTTCTGCTAGAAGAAAACACTTAGAATTTTCAGcctttgaaaaactgaaatgagaTCAGTGCTGAAGCAAAATTATATTCCTGCACCACTGACTTTGCAGCTCCTGCTTACCCATAACAGTCTCAATTTCTCTCATCATCTCCTCTTCCACTGTGGGGTGCTCCGCAATCAGGATTAGCATGAAGAAGAGTGTCACCGACAGAGTGTCGGGAGCAGCAATCATCATCTCCAGCACACACTGGTTCACGTTCTCCGCGGTCAGATCCCCtctgttctgaaaaaaatgggACATTTGGGGCCAATGTTGATTGCTGACCTCTGAAGGCAACAAAGGTCGCGATAGCGGTAGAACGGGAAGGACctagaaaatctgttttaaacaaaagaaaaaatcttgGCAGTCTTTCTTATATtctaaataacatttattttttgtcttttggagaaaaccagaaaattcgTGTTTCAACGACTGTGTATAATGCTACAGAAAAGTATGAGTTTGTTCTTAGCTCATGTGCCTATTGATTTActgcctttcctcacagagtCTGGGCTGTTGGAGATTATACATGATAGGATTTATGTAGTATTTGAAGCCTTGGTGGACAAAAGGCAACACATCATGATAAACTACAGAGGTTAGGGAAGGACTGGAGGATATTCAGGGATAGATGCAAGAGTTTTAAGGGTGTTGTTTAAGCCATGAAAAAAATCGGACAAGCACCTGTTCCCAAAAAAGCAACTGTGCAAAGTTTGAATCGCTTAAGGATTCTACAGAGCCAACTAATTTGTGTCCCTTTATGATGATACAACTTTCAGATAAATACATGAAGTTCAAGTTTTAAAGCCTGTGTTGGTTGTGACAGGAGAATGTCAGAAATGTTAGTTAGCCGTATTTTGAGTACATTGCCAATACCTGTGCAAAAATCAACTGGGATGCAAAATCCATATGTTCATCCAGCTTTTCAACAGTGGAAAGCTTTTGTCGTTTCTGTTCTATTAAGATTTCCATTGCTCCTTTCAGATCCTTGCTGAAAACAGATGAAATCCAACATACTGATAAATGTCTGCACCTTTTTAGTATATACTAGGGTATGATTAGAAACATAGAGATGGCAAGCAAATGTTAGAGAGGATAAATCTTGTGTCTAGTTCATAAGACTTGTCAGTCACTTTAGATGAACCTCCATCTTTCCCTTAAAGCCTTTAAGTTATATAGTTCTATCAAAGCAGTTCATTACACATGCCTCATAAGTAGTAATTTCCTGTCAATAGATGGAATCCAAATCCAAAAAGAACAAACTGATTGCCAGTTCTTTTTATATCCAGTCCTCTCTtggcagaaaacagcaaatgagGTCATAAAAAGAGAAGTGGCACTTCTTATTTTTGTAAAGAGGAAGATggtaaaatgtatttgttctttatttaggaaaaatcCCCTTCAAATGGATTATAATGCTGAGCACCAAGTTTTAACTCAAAAATGAGTTATTGACTCCAAAATGCACATTGAGGGAGCTGATAAATAGAACCATTCTCACGGGTTGGGTCTTTTGGGACAGTTTGCTTTTGATGAACTGTAGCCTGTCCTTGACTGGATAGCAAATGTAACGTCATGCCATGGGATGGGTTTTTCTTGTCTGTTTGAACTGAACCAGTAATTTCAATTTAgtttcacatctgagctggcaTTAACTAATCTTTTGGTGAGTAAATGAAGGTCGAATAGACAAGGGTTTTAAATCATCCCCTGAGATCAGTGGCAGCGGCATCACTGGCAAATCTCATTCTGTTGCTATCTTGGGTCTGCAGATAGGGGACCTCAGCCAGCCACCTTCGCAAATGTCACCATTTCTTTTCtaaaaggcagaggaaaacaTGAACCTCCCTTGTAGAAAGAAAGCGTCTTTTGCAAACACTTACGCTGCCTCTTCATATTTCTTGCACAGCCAAGAAATCTTGAAAAAGATGTCAGGCTTTAATAAAAGCGCTTGCCAAGCATCAAAGTAGTTTTGAATCTTAAGTACAATGGCAtgttctgaaaataaacattaataaaaagcAGCATAAAATATAAACCTCAATAGTCAAAATAACaaatgcttcagaaaaatgaataataagGCTCTGTTCCCTACTCCAACTAAATTAACCGAAATTTGATAAACAATTAGTTTTAATGGTGGTAGATGACATCAGGAAACATTTCTAGCATACTGTAGGAAAGGTATAGATCTTTGTAAGGAAACCTTCTTGATAGCTGTCTAAAAGGAGATAGTGGTGTGTCAACCAAGGCAAATAGTAATAATTCAGACATCATGATAATACTGTTTCTGTCATATGCTTTTGAGGATGAAGAAATCACAGAAGACATAAGTTTTTAGGCAACTTTTCAAGGCAATCATTTAGTTTGGTTGA
This window harbors:
- the LOC102090413 gene encoding aromatase isoform X2, which produces MVLETLNPMHYNLSSLVPDTVPVATVPILILMFFLFLIWNHEETSSIPGPGYCMGIGPLISHGRFLWMGVGNACNYYNKTYGEFVRVWISGEETFIISKSSSVFHVMKHWHYVSRFGSKLGLQCIGMYENGIIFNNNPAHWKEIRPFFTKALSGPGLVRMIAICVESTIDHLDRLEEVTTEVGNINVLNLMRRIMLDTSNKLFLGIPLDEHAIVLKIQNYFDAWQALLLKPDIFFKISWLCKKYEEAAKDLKGAMEILIEQKRQKLSTVEKLDEHMDFASQLIFAQNRGDLTAENVNQCVLEMMIAAPDTLSVTLFFMLILIAEHPTVEEEMMREIETVMGDRDIQSDDMPNLRIVENFIYESMRYQPVVDLIMRKALQDDVIDGYPVKKGTNIILNIGRMHKLEFFPKPNEFSLENFEKNVPSRYFQPFGFGPRGCVGKFIAMVMMKAILVTLLRRCRVQTMKGRGLHNIQKNNDLSMHPIEQQPLLEMVFTPRRNTKKNQDD
- the LOC102090413 gene encoding aromatase isoform X1, producing the protein MSDSTCDAACPGKLSRQPLSLQNKATSRAHSLICKTYQGLERYRLKLNISLSFDNPPVSPFSLSKAKQNLWEKMVLETLNPMHYNLSSLVPDTVPVATVPILILMFFLFLIWNHEETSSIPGPGYCMGIGPLISHGRFLWMGVGNACNYYNKTYGEFVRVWISGEETFIISKSSSVFHVMKHWHYVSRFGSKLGLQCIGMYENGIIFNNNPAHWKEIRPFFTKALSGPGLVRMIAICVESTIDHLDRLEEVTTEVGNINVLNLMRRIMLDTSNKLFLGIPLDEHAIVLKIQNYFDAWQALLLKPDIFFKISWLCKKYEEAAKDLKGAMEILIEQKRQKLSTVEKLDEHMDFASQLIFAQNRGDLTAENVNQCVLEMMIAAPDTLSVTLFFMLILIAEHPTVEEEMMREIETVMGDRDIQSDDMPNLRIVENFIYESMRYQPVVDLIMRKALQDDVIDGYPVKKGTNIILNIGRMHKLEFFPKPNEFSLENFEKNVPSRYFQPFGFGPRGCVGKFIAMVMMKAILVTLLRRCRVQTMKGRGLHNIQKNNDLSMHPIEQQPLLEMVFTPRRNTKKNQDD